A region of Beijerinckia sp. 28-YEA-48 DNA encodes the following proteins:
- a CDS encoding amidohydrolase family protein — MEKQPTLLSGGWILSMDPSIGDLRKGDILIEGERITAVAPQIDAPQAERIDASGMIIVPGFVDTHRHTWQTCVRHRYAEIDPQIYFREMLGAKGAAYRPEDVYVGTLLGAVAALESGITTMLDWSHVQNSPEHSDAAIFGLRDAGIRGVFGHGWPLVEGDSWMFSSQRTHPSDIRRLRQQYFSSDDQLLTLAMAGRGPEMAQREVWLDDLRVARDLAIRSTIHMGAYARNGGVRAIAQMHEAGVLGDDMTFVHCCFCGDDEIKMMADAGVSASLGVHCEMNSQGIGDIPFDRLLAAGIKPSLSGDTETKCAGDMFTQMRHTFAYYRSWVGGQHSRVAQVPALSLRDVLSFATMAGAQANGLAHKVGSLTPGKQADIVMIRADDLNLAPVSDAIAAVVLAAHPGNVDTVFVAGQAVKRGGSMLNIDLDALRQRALASQIYVLGDAGAQHAHGHQH; from the coding sequence ATGGAGAAACAACCCACTCTGTTGAGCGGCGGCTGGATCCTGAGCATGGATCCTTCGATCGGTGATCTGCGCAAAGGCGACATCCTGATCGAGGGCGAACGCATCACAGCCGTCGCGCCGCAGATCGACGCGCCGCAGGCTGAGCGTATTGACGCCAGCGGCATGATCATAGTGCCCGGCTTCGTCGATACCCATCGCCACACCTGGCAGACCTGCGTCCGCCATCGCTATGCGGAGATCGATCCGCAGATCTATTTCCGCGAAATGCTCGGCGCCAAGGGCGCTGCCTATCGGCCGGAAGACGTCTATGTCGGCACGCTGCTCGGCGCCGTCGCGGCATTGGAGAGCGGCATCACCACCATGCTCGACTGGTCGCATGTGCAAAACAGCCCGGAGCATTCCGACGCCGCCATCTTCGGCCTGCGCGACGCCGGCATTCGCGGCGTCTTTGGCCATGGCTGGCCGCTGGTAGAGGGCGACTCATGGATGTTCAGCAGCCAGCGGACGCACCCCTCGGACATCCGCCGGCTGCGGCAGCAATATTTCTCGTCCGACGATCAGCTGCTGACGCTCGCCATGGCGGGGCGCGGGCCGGAAATGGCGCAGCGCGAGGTCTGGCTCGATGACCTCCGTGTCGCGCGTGACCTCGCCATTCGCTCGACCATCCACATGGGCGCCTATGCGCGCAATGGCGGCGTGCGTGCCATCGCGCAGATGCACGAAGCCGGCGTGCTCGGCGACGATATGACCTTCGTGCATTGCTGTTTTTGCGGCGACGACGAAATCAAAATGATGGCCGACGCCGGCGTCAGCGCTTCGCTCGGTGTCCATTGCGAGATGAATTCGCAGGGCATCGGCGACATTCCCTTCGACCGCTTGCTCGCTGCCGGCATCAAGCCCAGCCTCAGCGGCGACACGGAAACGAAATGCGCCGGCGACATGTTTACCCAGATGCGCCACACCTTCGCCTACTACCGATCCTGGGTCGGCGGCCAGCACTCGCGCGTTGCCCAAGTCCCGGCCCTGTCGCTGCGCGATGTGCTCAGTTTTGCCACCATGGCGGGGGCACAAGCCAATGGGCTGGCGCACAAGGTCGGTTCGCTGACCCCGGGCAAACAGGCCGATATCGTCATGATCCGCGCCGACGACCTCAATCTCGCGCCGGTCTCCGATGCCATCGCCGCCGTGGTCCTGGCTGCCCATCCGGGCAATGTCGACACGGTCTTCGTTGCCGGACAGGCGGTGAAGCGCGGCGGAAGCATGCTGAATATCGATCTGGACGCACTGCGGCAGCGGGCGCTGGCCTCGCAAATCTATGTGCTGGGCGACGCCGGGGCGCAGCATGCGCACGGACACCAACACTGA
- a CDS encoding VOC family protein: MRVKRIISNVAVPDVAAVRHFYETLLGLTVAMDHGWIVTLASGEAMQTQISLATQGGSGTQVPALSIEVDDLEEAHRRMGEAGIAIEYGPVDEPWGVRRFYVRDPVGTLINILAHR; encoded by the coding sequence ATGCGGGTCAAGCGGATCATCAGCAATGTCGCGGTGCCCGACGTGGCCGCCGTCCGGCATTTCTATGAGACGCTGCTTGGCCTGACCGTCGCAATGGATCACGGCTGGATCGTGACGCTTGCCTCGGGCGAGGCCATGCAGACACAGATCAGCCTGGCGACCCAGGGTGGTTCCGGCACACAAGTGCCGGCTTTATCGATCGAAGTCGATGATCTCGAAGAGGCGCATCGGCGCATGGGCGAGGCGGGGATCGCGATCGAATATGGCCCTGTTGACGAGCCCTGGGGCGTGCGCCGCTTCTATGTACGTGACCCCGTGGGAACGCTGATCAACATCCTTGCCCATCGATAA
- a CDS encoding xanthine dehydrogenase family protein molybdopterin-binding subunit, which translates to MVKHIGEPALRKEDERLITGRGQFADDITFPKLAHAHVLRSPHAHAAIRRIDTTTARAMPGVLAVLTGADVLEQGLKFIPHGTGGSRVGFDVPLRNLDGSERLITRQMPLPADRARYAGEAVAIVVAETLLAARDAAEAIEIDWEVLPAVVRGTQAVGADAPRLWDDVPSNLPLDAEIGDKAATDAAFAKAAHRVSFKSAIQRVTGVHMEPRACIGEWDPKAKKYTVHASHGIGVVQMRADIAHALDVALEQIRVIAPGDVGGNFGTRNATYPEFVLVAWAARLIGRPVKYVAERQDALLSDFQGRDLDIDMELALDAKGNFLAVRSVNTSNLGAHTASFVPLNKGSQLMTSLYRVPAAYVRARAAISNTPSTIPYRSAGRPEAMYAVERIIDLAARQCGFDRVELRRRNLIPPSQQPYRNPFGVVYDNGDYLGVMRRALELADWKGFEKRRREARKRGLYRGIAIANYIETTSGAPRERAEVTILEDGTVDVIIGTQASGQGHETSFSQVAAEWLGVPFEKVRVRSGDTDFVLAGGGSHSGRSMRHASIVIGESVKQIAEKARRLAAIMFQGQVEDIEFAEGACRVKGTDRTVTLVEMTSFAIHTAALPEDLRGPLKGACDRVTPGLAFPYGTAVCELDVDPETGSLSFARYTSVDDVGVAVNPMILHGQTHGGIAQGVGQALMEQCWYDAQDGQNLSASFMDYAMLRASDLPSFITDLSEVAATSHPHGMRPGGEGGTTPALGLTINAIVDALADFGVTHIEMPATPQRIWQAIQAAKQRLAS; encoded by the coding sequence ATGGTGAAGCACATCGGTGAGCCGGCGCTCCGCAAGGAAGACGAACGGCTGATCACCGGCCGAGGGCAGTTTGCCGACGACATTACATTCCCCAAGCTGGCGCACGCCCATGTCTTGCGGTCGCCCCACGCTCATGCCGCGATCCGCAGGATCGACACCACCACGGCGCGCGCCATGCCCGGCGTCCTTGCCGTGCTCACCGGCGCCGACGTGCTCGAACAGGGGTTGAAATTCATCCCCCACGGCACCGGCGGATCGCGGGTTGGTTTTGACGTACCGCTGCGCAATCTCGATGGCTCCGAAAGGCTGATCACCCGGCAGATGCCGCTGCCGGCCGACCGCGCCCGCTATGCCGGCGAGGCGGTGGCGATCGTGGTCGCAGAAACCCTGCTGGCCGCCCGCGACGCTGCCGAGGCGATCGAGATCGACTGGGAGGTGCTGCCGGCCGTGGTGCGTGGCACCCAGGCGGTCGGCGCCGATGCGCCACGCCTGTGGGACGATGTGCCCTCCAATCTGCCGCTCGACGCCGAGATCGGCGACAAGGCGGCGACCGACGCCGCCTTCGCCAAGGCGGCGCATCGGGTGTCGTTCAAATCGGCGATCCAGCGCGTCACCGGCGTCCATATGGAGCCGCGTGCTTGTATTGGCGAATGGGATCCGAAGGCCAAGAAATATACGGTCCATGCCTCCCATGGCATTGGCGTCGTCCAGATGCGCGCCGATATCGCCCATGCTTTGGATGTCGCGCTTGAGCAGATCCGGGTGATCGCGCCCGGCGACGTCGGCGGCAATTTCGGCACGCGCAACGCGACTTATCCGGAATTCGTGCTGGTCGCCTGGGCGGCGCGCCTCATTGGCCGTCCGGTCAAATATGTGGCCGAGCGGCAGGATGCGCTGCTGTCGGATTTTCAAGGGCGCGATCTCGATATCGACATGGAGCTGGCGCTCGACGCGAAGGGCAACTTCCTGGCGGTCCGTTCGGTCAATACGAGCAACCTTGGCGCGCACACCGCTTCTTTCGTGCCGCTCAACAAGGGCTCGCAACTGATGACGAGCCTGTATCGGGTGCCGGCCGCCTATGTCCGCGCCCGCGCTGCCATCAGCAATACGCCCTCGACGATCCCCTATCGCAGCGCCGGCCGGCCGGAGGCCATGTATGCGGTTGAGCGCATCATCGATCTTGCGGCGCGCCAATGTGGCTTCGACCGGGTGGAACTGCGCCGGCGCAATCTCATTCCGCCGAGCCAGCAGCCCTATCGCAATCCCTTTGGCGTGGTCTACGACAATGGCGACTATCTCGGCGTCATGCGCCGCGCCCTTGAACTGGCCGACTGGAAGGGGTTTGAGAAGCGCCGGCGCGAGGCGCGCAAGCGCGGTCTCTATCGCGGTATCGCCATCGCCAATTACATCGAGACGACCAGTGGCGCGCCGCGCGAACGCGCCGAGGTGACGATCTTGGAGGATGGCACGGTCGATGTGATCATCGGCACCCAGGCTTCAGGACAGGGCCACGAGACCAGTTTCAGCCAGGTTGCCGCTGAATGGCTTGGTGTCCCGTTTGAGAAGGTGCGCGTGCGCTCCGGCGATACGGATTTCGTGTTGGCCGGCGGGGGCTCCCATTCCGGCCGCTCCATGCGCCATGCCAGCATCGTCATCGGCGAGTCGGTGAAACAGATTGCTGAGAAGGCACGCCGTCTCGCTGCGATCATGTTCCAGGGCCAGGTCGAGGACATCGAGTTCGCCGAGGGCGCCTGCCGGGTGAAAGGCACGGATCGTACTGTCACCCTTGTAGAAATGACGAGTTTCGCTATCCACACCGCCGCGCTGCCCGAGGATTTGCGCGGGCCCCTGAAAGGCGCCTGCGACCGGGTGACGCCAGGGTTGGCCTTTCCCTATGGCACGGCGGTCTGCGAACTCGATGTCGATCCGGAGACGGGCTCGTTGAGCTTCGCGCGCTATACCTCGGTCGATGATGTCGGCGTCGCGGTCAATCCGATGATCCTGCACGGCCAGACCCATGGCGGCATCGCCCAGGGCGTCGGGCAGGCGCTGATGGAACAATGCTGGTATGATGCCCAGGATGGCCAAAACCTCTCTGCTTCCTTCATGGACTACGCCATGCTGCGCGCCAGCGACCTGCCGAGCTTCATCACTGATCTGAGCGAGGTGGCGGCGACCAGCCATCCCCACGGCATGCGCCCGGGCGGGGAAGGGGGCACGACGCCGGCGCTCGGGTTGACGATCAACGCCATTGTCGATGCGCTGGCCGATTTCGGCGTCACCCATATCGAAATGCCGGCGACGCCACAGCGCATCTGGCAGGCGATTCAGGCGGCCAAACAGCGGCTGGCGAGCTGA
- a CDS encoding MarR family transcriptional regulator codes for MARREDPESDRVGELAPGDFELFRHLPHLLRRAHFEAEALFPLVYGDQVTSRQLALLTVVGQRPGLSQSAVAQQIGIDLNTCSDLVARLVAKKLLRRERSQVDGRTYALYLAPKGLPVFEEGVQRAPDYRQSVARRLSPAEHERLVALLRRLLGLESSKL; via the coding sequence ATGGCGCGACGCGAGGACCCTGAATCTGATCGCGTCGGCGAGCTTGCGCCTGGCGACTTCGAACTGTTCCGCCACTTGCCGCATCTGCTGCGGCGCGCCCATTTCGAAGCCGAAGCGCTTTTCCCGCTGGTTTATGGCGATCAGGTCACGTCCCGCCAGCTGGCCCTGCTGACCGTCGTTGGTCAGCGCCCCGGCCTGTCGCAAAGCGCCGTCGCCCAGCAGATCGGCATCGATCTCAACACCTGCAGCGATCTCGTCGCCCGTCTCGTCGCCAAAAAGCTGCTGCGTCGCGAGCGCTCGCAGGTCGATGGGCGCACCTACGCGCTCTATCTGGCCCCGAAGGGCCTGCCTGTGTTCGAAGAGGGCGTGCAGCGCGCCCCGGACTATCGCCAATCGGTGGCGCGGCGGCTCTCGCCGGCTGAACACGAACGGCTCGTGGCGCTGTTGCGCCGCCTTCTTGGGCTGGAAAGCTCGAAACTTTAG
- a CDS encoding tripartite tricarboxylate transporter substrate-binding protein, protein MPSLIKMPMRMAGLIAGLLLAASPTVSPVAAQTPSFSGNPIRLLVGFPAGGTIDVVARLLAEQMRGDLGTQILVENTTGAGGQIAAQALKRATPDGHTLMVAPDHTMVVVPLTMANPGFDPLVDFAAVGQIADYSGAMAVGAGSDVKDLDGFIKKVQGDPKLGSVGIAAAGSKPQFALLAISREKKVSLNPVPYRGSVPMVQDLVGGHLPAGITALGDFLEQHAGGQLRIIAITDEKRVPQLPTVPTALEQGYPMKLNFWLGMFAPAKTPDAVMSALSAAMMKALAQPMVIERMKALAFEPRPKPPAGMTEEISADMKYWGPLVEASGWVKQ, encoded by the coding sequence ATGCCGAGTCTGATCAAAATGCCCATGCGCATGGCCGGCTTGATCGCTGGTCTGTTGCTCGCTGCAAGTCCGACCGTAAGTCCGGTCGCGGCGCAGACGCCGTCCTTCTCCGGCAACCCCATTCGCCTGCTGGTCGGCTTTCCGGCTGGCGGCACGATCGACGTGGTGGCGCGGCTGCTGGCCGAGCAGATGCGCGGCGATCTCGGCACGCAGATCCTGGTTGAAAACACCACGGGCGCCGGCGGTCAGATCGCGGCGCAGGCGCTGAAGCGCGCGACGCCCGACGGTCACACGCTGATGGTGGCGCCCGATCACACCATGGTCGTGGTCCCCCTGACCATGGCCAATCCCGGCTTTGATCCGCTCGTTGATTTCGCCGCCGTTGGCCAGATCGCCGATTATTCCGGCGCGATGGCGGTGGGCGCCGGCAGCGACGTCAAAGATCTCGACGGCTTCATCAAGAAGGTCCAGGGCGATCCGAAACTGGGCAGCGTCGGCATCGCCGCAGCCGGCAGCAAGCCGCAGTTCGCGCTGCTGGCGATTTCGCGCGAAAAGAAAGTGTCGCTCAATCCGGTGCCGTATCGCGGCTCGGTGCCGATGGTGCAGGATCTCGTCGGCGGCCATCTGCCGGCGGGAATCACGGCACTGGGCGATTTCCTCGAACAGCATGCGGGTGGCCAGCTGCGCATCATCGCGATCACCGATGAGAAGCGTGTGCCGCAGCTGCCCACCGTGCCGACCGCCTTGGAGCAGGGCTATCCGATGAAGCTGAATTTCTGGCTCGGCATGTTCGCGCCGGCAAAGACTCCTGACGCGGTCATGTCGGCTCTGTCGGCGGCGATGATGAAGGCCCTGGCGCAGCCGATGGTGATCGAGCGGATGAAGGCGCTGGCCTTCGAACCGCGTCCCAAGCCACCGGCCGGCATGACCGAAGAAATCAGCGCCGACATGAAATATTGGGGGCCTCTGGTCGAGGCCTCCGGCTGGGTCAAGCAGTAA
- a CDS encoding SET domain-containing protein: MSRAKVSVRKSKKHGRGLFADEHIPKGTAVIHYAGQKISKKEGARRARFYDSIGYCPLFNFNEKYDIDALVGGNESIYINHSKRPNMAAYALRSTISFETLRDIKPDEELLFDYGFKPERPKKFT, translated from the coding sequence ATGTCTCGGGCAAAGGTGAGTGTACGTAAGTCGAAGAAGCACGGCAGAGGACTTTTCGCGGACGAACATATCCCAAAGGGCACCGCCGTCATTCATTACGCTGGTCAGAAGATTTCCAAGAAGGAAGGCGCCCGCCGCGCCCGCTTCTATGACTCGATCGGCTATTGTCCGCTTTTCAACTTCAATGAGAAGTACGACATCGACGCCTTGGTCGGTGGTAACGAGTCGATCTATATCAACCACTCGAAACGCCCCAACATGGCTGCCTATGCCCTCCGGTCGACGATCTCTTTCGAAACCTTGCGGGACATCAAGCCGGATGAGGAGCTGCTCTTCGACTACGGCTTCAAGCCCGAACGTCCGAAGAAATTTACTTAA
- a CDS encoding FAD-dependent monooxygenase, translated as MNKRFQVAIVGGGPVGLGLALDLGARGITCVLIERRTRHHRIPRGQNLTQRTLEHFYFWGIVDQLRAARVMPPGYPIGNVNAYRSLTSEYWHAHEGRETVRRYFFQDNERLPQYQTEDVLRSKLATIPAAEQRFGWTAGKLEQDDKSVRLEIADENGATETIEADYLVGCDGAHSTIRAQVGIERGGTDFDQVMMLAVFRSPELHERLKRFPERSTYRVMDPALNGYWQFFGRIDVGNGFFFHSPVPAEAAQKKDFDFQGVLEKATGFKFKAEFDHMGFWDLRVAVADKYQVGRVLIAGDAAHSHPPYGGFGLNNGLEDARNLGWKLWGALQGWGGAGLVPSYSEERRPVFKETGEDFIASRIEAEGKFLHTYDPAVDREAFEAAWKQKEREDGLMASRYEPNFEGSSIIFGPPGGKCSAHGAHMLKARPGHHLTPQPLSNGRDVYEELCDGFTLLAFDVDDKTVADFETAAKTLGIPFKAIRDTYANGRQEYESKLVLVRPDQYVVWTADAAPANAEAVLRKVVGKS; from the coding sequence ATGAACAAGCGGTTTCAAGTGGCTATCGTTGGCGGTGGCCCAGTTGGCCTGGGTCTCGCGCTCGATCTGGGCGCCCGGGGGATCACCTGCGTCCTGATTGAACGGCGCACCCGCCACCATCGCATTCCGCGTGGGCAGAACCTGACCCAGCGGACGCTCGAGCATTTCTACTTCTGGGGCATTGTCGATCAATTGCGCGCCGCGCGCGTCATGCCGCCGGGCTATCCCATCGGTAACGTCAATGCCTATCGCAGCCTGACGAGCGAATACTGGCACGCCCACGAAGGTCGCGAGACCGTGCGGCGCTATTTCTTCCAGGACAACGAGCGGCTGCCGCAATATCAGACCGAAGACGTGCTGCGCAGCAAGCTCGCCACCATTCCTGCCGCCGAACAACGGTTCGGTTGGACCGCCGGCAAGCTCGAACAGGACGACAAAAGCGTCCGCCTCGAGATCGCCGACGAAAACGGCGCCACGGAAACCATCGAGGCCGACTATCTCGTCGGCTGCGATGGCGCCCATTCGACGATCCGCGCCCAGGTTGGCATCGAGCGCGGCGGCACCGATTTCGACCAGGTGATGATGCTCGCCGTGTTCCGTTCGCCGGAACTACATGAAAGACTGAAGCGTTTTCCGGAACGCTCGACCTATCGCGTCATGGATCCGGCGCTGAATGGCTATTGGCAGTTCTTCGGTCGTATCGATGTCGGCAATGGCTTCTTCTTCCACTCGCCGGTGCCGGCCGAAGCCGCCCAGAAGAAAGATTTCGACTTCCAGGGCGTGTTGGAGAAGGCGACCGGCTTCAAGTTCAAGGCCGAGTTCGATCATATGGGCTTCTGGGACCTGCGTGTCGCCGTCGCCGACAAGTATCAGGTCGGGCGCGTGCTCATTGCCGGCGATGCGGCCCATAGCCATCCGCCTTATGGCGGCTTCGGCCTCAACAACGGGCTGGAGGATGCGCGCAATCTCGGCTGGAAGCTGTGGGGCGCTTTGCAAGGGTGGGGCGGCGCTGGTCTTGTCCCCTCCTACAGCGAGGAACGGCGGCCGGTGTTCAAGGAAACCGGCGAGGATTTCATCGCTTCTCGCATCGAGGCGGAAGGCAAGTTCCTGCACACCTATGATCCGGCCGTCGATCGCGAGGCGTTCGAAGCCGCCTGGAAGCAGAAGGAACGGGAAGACGGCCTGATGGCCTCCCGCTACGAACCGAACTTCGAGGGGTCGTCGATCATCTTCGGGCCGCCAGGCGGCAAGTGCAGCGCCCATGGCGCACATATGCTGAAAGCCCGCCCCGGCCATCATCTGACACCGCAACCGCTCTCCAATGGCCGCGATGTCTATGAGGAACTCTGCGACGGCTTCACCTTGCTCGCCTTCGACGTGGACGACAAAACCGTCGCTGATTTCGAGACGGCGGCCAAGACACTCGGCATTCCCTTCAAAGCCATTCGCGACACCTATGCGAACGGCCGACAGGAATATGAGAGCAAGCTCGTGCTGGTGCGGCCTGATCAATATGTGGTCTGGACGGCGGACGCAGCACCAGCCAACGCTGAAGCGGTGCTGCGCAAGGTGGTCGGCAAGAGCTGA
- the xdhA gene encoding xanthine dehydrogenase small subunit: MNVLSSPSESQSQLRQAIRFVFRGAPVEISDFAPHTTLLDWLRLEALATGTKEGCGEGDCGACTVALARQHNGKTEYLPVNACIFLLGQADGAEIVTIEDLAVDGALHPVQQAMVTHHGSQCGFCTPGIVMSLFTLYRQSEQPVTRDSICDALAGNLCRCTGYRPIIDAMLDACATTERSALPAASGHLTATGDEDIFIGDESSFFAAPATETTLAKLYAKHPDAHLVGGATDFGLTITKGLAAPKKVIWLGRVRGFDDVRSSATEVSLGAGARLADAAPLLRELHPDLGEVMRRFGSAQVRASGTVGGNIANGSPIGDLAPSLIALGATIELQRRDIRRTLPLEDFFLAYKKQDRQVGEFVRRIIVKRPAATDSVHIYKVSKRFDEDISAVLAAFKFTLEGRRIVAARTGFGGMAAIPSRARKTEAACLRVTLDDERTWTAALNALADDLQPIDDMRASAAYRQRVARNLLRKAFIEAGGGSATRLTAHSLELTDAAE, translated from the coding sequence GTGAACGTGCTGAGTAGTCCGAGTGAAAGCCAGAGCCAGCTCCGCCAAGCGATCCGCTTCGTGTTTCGCGGCGCGCCGGTGGAGATTTCCGACTTCGCGCCACATACGACCCTGCTCGACTGGTTGCGGCTCGAAGCCTTGGCCACGGGCACCAAGGAAGGCTGCGGCGAAGGCGATTGCGGCGCCTGCACCGTCGCCCTGGCGCGACAGCACAACGGCAAGACCGAGTATCTGCCGGTCAACGCCTGCATTTTCCTGCTCGGACAGGCTGATGGTGCGGAGATCGTCACCATCGAGGATCTTGCGGTCGATGGCGCGCTGCATCCCGTGCAGCAGGCGATGGTAACGCATCATGGCTCGCAATGCGGCTTCTGCACGCCCGGCATCGTCATGAGCCTGTTCACGCTCTATCGTCAGAGTGAACAGCCGGTGACACGCGACAGCATCTGTGATGCGCTGGCCGGCAATCTCTGCCGCTGCACCGGCTATCGGCCGATCATCGACGCGATGCTCGACGCTTGTGCCACGACTGAGCGTTCCGCCCTGCCCGCCGCATCGGGCCATCTCACGGCCACCGGCGACGAGGATATTTTCATCGGCGACGAGAGCAGCTTTTTTGCCGCGCCGGCAACAGAGACTACTCTGGCGAAACTCTATGCCAAACACCCCGACGCCCATCTCGTCGGCGGCGCCACCGATTTTGGCCTGACCATCACCAAGGGCCTGGCGGCGCCCAAGAAGGTGATCTGGCTCGGCCGCGTGCGCGGCTTCGACGACGTGCGAAGCTCGGCAACCGAAGTGTCGCTCGGCGCTGGCGCGCGTCTCGCCGACGCCGCGCCTTTGCTGCGGGAGCTGCATCCCGATCTCGGCGAGGTCATGCGCCGCTTCGGCTCGGCGCAGGTGCGCGCCTCCGGCACGGTCGGCGGCAATATCGCCAATGGCTCGCCGATCGGCGATCTGGCGCCGAGCCTCATCGCGCTCGGCGCGACCATCGAGCTGCAACGCCGCGACATTCGACGTACCTTGCCACTGGAAGACTTTTTCCTGGCCTATAAGAAGCAAGACCGGCAGGTCGGCGAATTTGTCCGCCGGATCATCGTCAAGCGGCCGGCCGCCACCGACAGCGTGCACATCTACAAGGTCAGCAAGCGCTTCGACGAAGATATTTCCGCCGTGCTCGCCGCGTTCAAATTCACGCTCGAGGGCCGTCGCATCGTCGCCGCGCGCACGGGCTTTGGTGGCATGGCCGCCATTCCGTCGCGCGCCCGCAAGACCGAAGCCGCGTGCCTGCGCGTCACGCTCGACGACGAACGGACCTGGACAGCGGCGCTCAACGCGCTGGCCGATGATCTACAACCGATCGACGACATGCGCGCCAGCGCCGCCTATCGCCAACGCGTCGCGCGCAACCTGTTGCGCAAAGCCTTCATCGAAGCCGGCGGCGGCAGCGCCACACGGCTCACCGCGCATTCTCTGGAGTTGACCGATGCCGCCGAATGA